In one window of Poriferisphaera corsica DNA:
- a CDS encoding AAA family ATPase has translation MNEEQQVMEQVENFVSGYKAVREQVAKMIVGHDEIVDGVLTCLFVGGHCLLEGVPGLGKTLLIRSLSEALSLDFARIQFTPDLMPADITGTTIVAESKNADGSSTRSFQFQKGPIFSQIVLADEINRATPKTQSAMLESMQEKSVTVGGTTYPMFEPFFVMATQNPLEQEGTYPLPEAQLDRFFFKLNVGYSSRDELHEIMNRTTASAVPHIEPVMSAKQILDFQQLVRRVVIAPHVQDYAIRCVLATHPEGDFASNLTKQYVRVGGSPRAAQALVLGGKVRALLQGRAHVAHEDIKQILLPALRHRILLNFEGQAEGVTTDMVLNDIADNLMMDVAYTSQS, from the coding sequence ATGAACGAAGAACAGCAGGTTATGGAGCAGGTTGAAAATTTTGTCAGCGGTTATAAAGCTGTTCGTGAGCAGGTCGCGAAAATGATTGTTGGCCATGACGAGATTGTGGATGGTGTACTGACATGTTTGTTTGTTGGCGGCCATTGCTTGCTTGAAGGTGTGCCTGGGCTGGGCAAGACGCTTTTGATTCGTTCGCTATCTGAAGCCCTTTCACTTGATTTTGCTCGAATTCAATTCACACCCGATCTGATGCCAGCTGATATCACTGGCACCACGATCGTAGCGGAATCCAAGAATGCAGATGGTTCGTCTACAAGAAGTTTTCAGTTTCAAAAAGGGCCGATTTTTTCGCAGATTGTCTTGGCCGATGAGATCAACCGTGCGACGCCTAAAACACAATCCGCAATGTTAGAATCCATGCAGGAAAAATCAGTAACGGTTGGTGGCACGACTTACCCGATGTTCGAGCCATTTTTCGTGATGGCAACACAAAATCCGCTAGAGCAGGAAGGTACCTATCCGCTCCCGGAAGCTCAGCTTGACCGCTTTTTCTTTAAACTGAATGTGGGCTATTCGAGTCGGGATGAATTGCACGAGATCATGAATCGTACGACGGCATCGGCTGTTCCACATATTGAACCTGTGATGAGTGCTAAGCAGATTTTAGATTTCCAGCAGCTTGTTCGACGTGTGGTGATCGCGCCGCATGTTCAGGATTATGCGATCCGCTGTGTACTTGCGACACACCCTGAAGGTGATTTTGCAAGCAATCTAACAAAACAATACGTCCGAGTCGGCGGTTCTCCGCGTGCAGCTCAGGCTCTTGTTTTAGGCGGAAAAGTACGTGCACTACTTCAGGGACGGGCACACGTCGCGCACGAAGATATAAAGCAGATTTTATTGCCAGCATTACGACACCGAATCTTGCTCAATTTCGAGGGGCAAGCTGAAGGGGTGACCACAGATATGGTACTCAATGATATCGCAGATAACTTGATGATGGATGTGGCATATACATCTCAGAGCTAA